The Pararhizobium sp. IMCC21322 sequence CATTGCGGGGGCATTTCTATGCGCCAACTGGGGCGCACCCGACGTACTGGACCGGCTGGAAACCTATCTGAACACCAGGTCCATCGCAGTCAGTTCTGTCCTTGGTGGATTGATCAACCCGTTCTCCTCAAGAGTGGACGAATTGGCAAAAACGTATGACCGCGACCTTTTCGGTGGCGCTACCATGGCCAGCCTGGCAGGCGGTCCGCGCATTTATATCAACGCGACAAACCTTGCCACCGGCAACATGTTTTTCTTTGTTGCCGGTGGTGGCAAACCTGAGGAACTCGGCGAACACGAGCTTGGACAACACGGCGCATCAGATATCAATATAAGCCACGCAGTGGCTGCATCATCGGCTTTCCCGCCTGTCTTCCCACCCTATCGTATTGATGATGACCGGTTCCCCAACAATGACACGGAGTACATCACACTTACAGATGGCGGAGTGTACGACAATCTTGGTGTCAATCCGCTGCTGCGCCTTGAGCGCCATAATCTGGACTACGCGCTTGTCAGCGATGGCGGAAAGCCATTTGAAATCGCCAGCGACCCGACTGAAGCGGGAACCGTTGTCCTGAAAGAGGCCATCGGCATTTTGATGGAACAGGTGCGCGGCCTTCAGTTCCAGCGATTAAGGCTCACGCATCTGGCAGAGAACGGCCCCAAGGCGATATGGTTCTCAATCGACAGTGAAAGCGGTGCCGCGCATGCAAACGATGCGCGCGAAGCATCACGCATCGGGACCAATCTGAAACGCTTATCCGATCATGAACTGGCACTTCTGACGCGGCACGCTGGCTCTCTTTGCCAGCACCGCATCAGCCAATTCGCACCCGAGCTGATTGCTTGAAACCACACGGGATCTCGCGGCAAACTTCCACAATGCTGCGAGATCAAATTGCAAACGCCTGCTTGAGAAAATTCCGCGCGTCTTTGGCCTCCACATCCTTCAAAGCCTGAAACTTCAAATGGCGACGGTTCTTGCCTTTGCCTTCCAGCTGGCCGTCCGGATCGTTGAACGAGGCGCCTTCGGAGAATTCCAGCGACACATGCTCTTTGTAGCTAAAGATGCCGCCGACAAAATGCTTGTCATCATCCGGGTCGGGGACAATCACCTCCCCGCCATACTTGGAAAAATAACCGGCATCAGGCGCAATCTCTTCGACAATCTGTTTGAGCGCACTTTCAATTGCGTCAAATTCTGCTTTTTCCATCTTTTGAACTCCCACGATTTCAGCTGGTTCTATCGCTCTCACCCATCAGCCATGTCATGGCCATGCTGTGTGCAGGTCCTGCCCTGCCTAAGGCGTATACCGCTCCAAAGATGTCAGTTCCGGCTCGCCGCCCCGCGCGCCACTACCGACAGCAATCCATAGAGAGCCATCAAAAACGCAGGCATTTGTGCCGTGGCGGGCGCGGTTAAGGGGTGGTCCGGACTGCCAGCTTTCTGTCGCCGGGTTGAAAATCTGTAACTCCGTAAACGCTTCGGGGCGTCCGGCTTCACCGCCCACATAGTGAATTTTACCATCTATCACCCCGGCCCCGCCAGCGGCGGTTTGAATGGGGATCGGGTCAGCCAGAGTGGACCATTCACAAGTGTCGAAATCATACACATCAATTTCCGGAATGGTGGCGAAAAAGAACCGCTCATAATCCGCTCCATCATAGCGACCGGTTTCCCGGCCTCCGAAGAAATACAGCTTGTTGCCAACAATCGCCGCCGGCGCGTGATCGCGTTTATGGGGCGCATCGGGCAGGATTTGCCATTCGCCGGTGTCAGGATGAATGCGGTCGAACCAGGCCTGTGTGCCTGAATGATGCCCGTCAATGATCCCGCCAATGACATAAATCCAGCCATCGGAATGCAGAACACATCCGGCACCGCCTCTGCGCCGGCCTTCCGGAATAGCCGGTCCGGTTTTCCAGCTGTCGGTTTTCGGCTGATAGATGTAGACGGTTTCCAACGGCGTTTCGCGCGGAAACACGCCGGTCATAGTGCCAAGCAACCATAATTCATCGCCGATGATGACCGGTTGAAAATGGTGAATCTCCATCGGTGGCGGACTGGCATGAGTCCAGCTGTCGGTCGCTGGATCGAAAATATCCACCGGCTGTATGCGCCGCCCGCCAAACAGATAGAACTTGCCGTCAAACTCGGCAAACCCGTTTTCATGGCGCGCATGGGGCGTGCCTTTGCAATCAATTGTTTCCCAAGACGCCATTGTCAAAATCCTGTGTAAATAAGGTTGTCCTGTGTCCAGATAACAGCGCTGTTTGAAGTAATCCTACCTTACAGTCGGATTTT is a genomic window containing:
- a CDS encoding patatin-like phospholipase family protein, whose protein sequence is MSLVINGEEKRIGLALSGGGFRAAAYHLGTFRKLDELGLLDKLDLLSCVSGGSIAGAFLCANWGAPDVLDRLETYLNTRSIAVSSVLGGLINPFSSRVDELAKTYDRDLFGGATMASLAGGPRIYINATNLATGNMFFFVAGGGKPEELGEHELGQHGASDINISHAVAASSAFPPVFPPYRIDDDRFPNNDTEYITLTDGGVYDNLGVNPLLRLERHNLDYALVSDGGKPFEIASDPTEAGTVVLKEAIGILMEQVRGLQFQRLRLTHLAENGPKAIWFSIDSESGAAHANDAREASRIGTNLKRLSDHELALLTRHAGSLCQHRISQFAPELIA
- a CDS encoding DUF1801 domain-containing protein — its product is MEKAEFDAIESALKQIVEEIAPDAGYFSKYGGEVIVPDPDDDKHFVGGIFSYKEHVSLEFSEGASFNDPDGQLEGKGKNRRHLKFQALKDVEAKDARNFLKQAFAI
- a CDS encoding kelch repeat-containing protein; translated protein: MASWETIDCKGTPHARHENGFAEFDGKFYLFGGRRIQPVDIFDPATDSWTHASPPPMEIHHFQPVIIGDELWLLGTMTGVFPRETPLETVYIYQPKTDSWKTGPAIPEGRRRGGAGCVLHSDGWIYVIGGIIDGHHSGTQAWFDRIHPDTGEWQILPDAPHKRDHAPAAIVGNKLYFFGGRETGRYDGADYERFFFATIPEIDVYDFDTCEWSTLADPIPIQTAAGGAGVIDGKIHYVGGEAGRPEAFTELQIFNPATESWQSGPPLNRARHGTNACVFDGSLWIAVGSGARGGEPELTSLERYTP